The DNA window TCCAGTGCTCGCGACGAGTCCAATCCCGTGAACAACAAGCTTATCAACGTGATAAGTCTGAGGGAAGAAGCCGACATTTTTGTCAGCGGGTATGATTATGCATACTATTAAATAGTTATTCTACTAAACTCCTACGTCACTTTACAGGGTGCAGAAGAACGATCCCATTGTTCTTACAGGGTCTCCATACACAGCGGAGGTTGTCAACTACTACGAGGTCAAGAGCCACGGTCCCAGTACTTTAAGAAATTTGACTGTGTCCCTCTATATTCCCGTGGCCTACCAGCAGTCTGGTTCCACAAATGTTATAAGTATCGTTACGTCCACCCCGAAGATACAGTCCAAGTACTACGATGAACTGCCTATGAAACTCTACTATCAAAATGACGCAATGATCAGGAACATCGCCAAATACCATGAGCAAAGTACTCTGTTCCCCTCCACGGCCCCACAAAATGAGAGTGCCGAGTATCTCGGAGGAAATGTGGATCAAAACTCGAGCATATCGCTGTTGAACGAGAATCTGCCGGTGAATAACACCCTTGTGTTAGACTGCCAGGATTACAACGTCACGATATGCGTCCAGGTGGAAATGCGACTCGAAAGCGGGCTACAACTTAAGCCGGAAGAGCTATCGAACCTGACTGTAAGCTTTATCGTGGATCTCAAGGACGCAGAGGATATCTGGGAGTACTTCGTCATTAAGACCGACTTAAAGGTGTGTAAGATAGGCGATCCCACTTTAAGTTCATTTACCGTGCAAAAGAAGATCCAATCGAACGTTATAAGCAAACATCCTGAAGTTGCCATTTGGAAAATCATTGTGTCCGTGATCGTTGGCATTTTGGTGCTTTCGGCCACAACATATGTCCTTTACAAGGTTCGTATCCATTCGTCTCAGATTTATTTCAGCTCCAAACTGACTTAATTGATTTACTTTATAGCGCGGATTCTTTAAGCGAGCCATCAAAAACGAACTAACACAGTTAATTCGAGATAGTTTTGAGGACGCGATTATAAAGACAGAGGCACAGGAGGATGCTGAGTGTGCGCAGAGTTGGATGaaaatgcaagaaaattaTGAATGAAATAAAGTGGTAATCTTCTCAATTATTCTTCTCAGTTAATGAGGTGAATTtccaattttaaattgttaataatttatttcaataaaaataacgtACAATTCTTAACATAAATAGGTacaatcataaatattttattaaaatgcattgTTATTCTTAATccttgaaaatatttaaaaatctaaTCTAAATTACTAGCACACACTGGCCAAACATGAACAATTTTAGCGATCTTTTAACATACCTATAACATTTAGTCTATGTATATACAATAATATCTATGCCGCCGAAAAAGGCAGttgcacacaaaacacacgaATTTCCCCCAGATAAGCAAGTAAAATGTACTATCTAAGAAGACGTTATACTCGTACACATATGATAACACACATTGCCAAACAGTACATATCGTAGTGAGCCTCGTAGACTACAAAATGTAACTTCGACAGGGACAGGTATAAGTACATATGCTGCGATAGGTTTCTAATTGAGCTGAGGTAAGTGCTCATGATAGGCTTGGATAAAGTAGAGTGGTTGCATTTAGATATGTCTGTGTAAAAGTTGCTTGCAACGTTGCAATATGTATGGCTGACTACACCTAGGAGTTTGTAAAAGTACCGAGTATGTGAATATGTGCACCGCATAAATCAGGCGTTTCaatatgcatatttttggtGGTACCTATTGTATTGACATCGAACGAAAACAGATATTCTATGCGTCTGCCCTTATAGTGTACAATAACAATGAGGCtttctaaataaatacttGTATAAAAATACAGAGAATTTGTGAACTATGTATTGTCAAAATCATTAACACGTACTTAACTGGCGAACCCTcgaataaatatgcataatcTCTGATATCTGTTTCCCAGATCCCAACGCTAGTTCATCAACTTATTTATCACCCACTCCTATGACTAGTTTCCCCATTGAGCACAGTGTGTGACACACACGTTTCATTGGCCTAGACCTTCCACTTTGCTAACACATTGTCTCGTTGAACGGCGGATCCTTTTCCGATTCGGTGCTGCTCTTGATGTTCGACGATAGTTTGGCGATCTCGTCCTGCACCAGGTGGGTGCTGATCTGGGGTATGGATAGCGCCGGATTGCTGCTCTTGGCTGACGAGCCGACGGACTCGTCCGTGCTGGAGCTGCTCTCCTTCAGCACATTCATGCCCAGCTTGCTCGCAAAGGGCTGCGGCTTGAGCGTGGAAATCAGTTTGGCCTGACCAGCCTGGGCCGCCTCCGGTGTCTGAGGCACTGCCTCGGCGGACGGCTGAGACGGCTTGCCCTGGTCGACGCTAAACTGTTTCTTTAGCAGCATCGGACGCACTGGCGGTGCCGGCGCTGCCTGCATCGTCACTGGCCCCGAGGAGCTAAGATCCAGCGAACTAGAGCTCTCCTCTCGCAAACGCCTGCCATCGGCAGCGCCTACCGAGGCGGTACGGATGGGCTGGTAACGCGCCGTGGCAGTGCCGCCCACAGCGCCAACGCTAATGCTAATTCCCGTCGCCGAGTGCGAGTCGCCGGCGTCCAACGAGGGCTCCGCCGTCAGCGAGGGTGTGTCCACATTATAGGAGCCCGTCAGCGAAGTGTTTGTCTCGTTGGAGCTCTGCTTGATAAAGCGGTACGGATGCGCCGAGTAGTCCGTTTCCGTGCTGGAGTTCTTCTGCAGACTCTCACTGGACTTCTTGAACAGCCGACCCTCGTACGGCGGATTAAGGAAGTCACTGGTGGCCCGTGTGGGCACCAACGGTGAGGGATACGTTTGCTGCTCCATCGAGGAGTTGCGCTGCCAGGGGCGCTCGTTCTTCAATTGAAAGCCGCTCGAGATACCGGCCATGGCACCGCAGCTACCGGCCCCGCTGGTATCGCTACTATCGCCTCCGCCGGCACCGCCACCTCCGCCACCGCCCATCAGGTCACCATCTACCGAGGGCTTCGAAGGTGACAGCTCCACGGCGGTCTCTCGGCGCAGCGGGTAGCGATGGCTGTAGTCTATGGATACGCCAATCTGTGGAGGATTACGTTCGTGAGTATTTGATAGAGAGTTATAGATAGACCACATTACCTCGAATCCCTGGGCGCTGGCATCAATTGAGCCGCGGGACTCGATCAGTCCCTCTAGAATCATGTAGTCGTTCTCTTCGCACTCCTTCAGATGCTTCTTCTCCAGCAAAGCCGCAGCTTCAGCCCGCGACATTTCTGTTTTGGGCCGGTCCAAAGAAGCTGTCATTTAAATGGGGTAAAACAAGCGTGAGTTGGgttgcaaattcaataaaaaatcGTGTGTGATGGCATTCATTTCGCTTTGGTGGCGGCGGAAGCAAGGCAATGATACGGGTATTGCGCATTCACCCGGTTAGTTACACACTTTGCTCACGGTTGTTGAAACGCCTCGATGGTAAGCAAAAAACGGGTGACTAGGGCTCATTCGGATTCATTGGATAACCTTGTGCTCCTCGCGGCTTTTGGGCCTGGCTTACCTTTGTTACTTGGCAGGGATACCGTGGGCGATGCAATCATGTGGCAGACGCTCTCCAGCTCGTCCGTGATCGAGGTGTACTCGCTGTGCAGTTTCAGCAAGATATTTCTGGAGGGTTTCGCATGCAATACTGATTTACCTAGAGTTCGGAGTTCGTGGTTAGGTTCAAAGAAAAGATGTGTGCGAgagaacaaacaaaataaaaacttcaTTCGGTTATGGTTAAAGTGCtaatttgttggccaaatcgGTTTGCTggattggtttggtttggtttggattGGTTTTCGtctaattttttttggattaGGTGGAATGGAGTGACGGGTTTAGTAGCCTGAATTTTGAGCGCAGATCAGAGGCTGGCACGGTTTCCATCCTTCGATGGTTGCTTACCCGGATGTGCGGATCCCTGGCCCACGGGCGTATCCTTGTCGCTGTCCGGTTCCGATTGTGTGAGGCTCATCTGGCGGCGGGACAACGAGGCCAGCTGGTTGAGGCTGATGTGCGACCGGTTTATGTCCGCCCCGGTTAAGGAGTACGTTTCCGAGTTGCGGCGACACAGGGATACCGTGCGCTGTCGCAGTGCTCGATGTCTGGCAGCTGTTTGCGATAAAAAGATACTTTTATACTCATTCCATACTTATAAGACCTTCTTGGGGATAGAGAACAGCGAACAGGACACATTGCAGTGAAGGCTGTGCGATTAGGACATTACCCTCAAAGTTGATGTCTGGCGTCGCATCATCAGAGTTGTCGCCTCCGACGAGCGTCTggtcgtcgtcgttgttgcCCATGGGCGTCAGAGTGTCCTTGCTCTCCGTGCTGGCATCCGTATCCTGGCGCACCGTCACGTACGGAGTCCGTTTAACCGTCTCACAGGTCGATGGACGCTGCGACACCGGAATGTAGATGTCCGAGTCCACCTCCGACTGCATCGACGCCTTGCGGACCACCTGCTCGTTGAGGGCCTCACGTGACTTGACCACTTCGTCCGGTTCCTCCGGCAGAGGCACCACCTCAAAGTGCGTGCCCTCGTCGAAGATGTAGGCATCAGGACGGACCTCGGTCAGCGAACGGTTAAAGCGGCGCCGGGTTGTGACCTGGATACATTCAACACAAGTGtgtgcacagaaagaaaaaaatagtATGTCATCGgttcaataatttatttcacataaaacattttctaacataaaatttcaaagtataaataacaaataaatagaGACAAACTAATTTGAATCATACTAATAATTGCTAGCGgtcacaaaaattaaaagattcTGGATATAAAAGAGAGCCCACAAAACGTATAATAAATGTGATGTCAAAGAGCCTGGGGGCTAAAGCATATTCGAAGCAATCTATTTATTGGATCGAAGAATATCAAGTTCAGAATGACATTTTCTGTCCCAGTGTGCTTGGTATTGCTGCGATATGTAATTCAAACGCACCTGGAGCGAATTCAAATTCAGACCGGCACCCAGACCAAGTGGAACGATGgctcctccaccaccaccaccaccaccaccactgccaCCGCCAGCACCATTTCCTCCGCCGCCGACGCCACCGCCCTCCGTGTCCGAAATGGAGATGGTGCGCATGCGCTGCATCTCTCCGGGAATGTTAATCGTCGAGCCGCGCAAATCATCCGCACCAGCCGTGTGTGTCGACATGAAGCGATGTATGACGGCCAAATGCGAGAGTATCTGCTCCGAGGATTCCTCCATCTTTCGCAATCGGAACTCGATGTTCTGCAAAAGACACATGAAAAGTGGTAAGAAATCGAATTTAATTTCCACAGCATATTCAGCGTATATGCATGATAGTTGTTGGAAAAGCTGCAACGGCTGCAGTAAATGGTCATTCGGACGTGTCcaattttcaattcaaatgTAAAATCGTGCTGTCAGAACCCATGTTACTTCGGATAACACGAATCACActggaaatttgcataaaaatgcaaacacaGCATTGGGATAAATGTCGAAGCAGGTGGGATGATGGTGGGTACTGATGTCTACGCACCTGAACGGTGGCCGTTTGAATGTTTTCCTTCTGATTGATGTCCTCGATTTTCTGAGACATGGTCTCCACTCGCTCCGTGGTGTTCTTCACCCGCTCGTCCGTCGACTGATTAAGGATGATTTCCTGTTCGTGAAAGAAGCCCTCGACGCACTCCTCCTCGAAGTCGTACAGCCGCTCCAGGTCGTCCTTTTCCAGGAACAGTTTGAGACCATTGTCCCGCTGCACCTCCAATCCTGCGGATTGCCGATCAAGTGGACACATGTTACATGGCGAGTCAGGGCATAAAAGTACGGGCGAAAACCAAGAAtgaacaataacaacagcgcCCGGGGCAATGGGAGTGCACAATGGAATCGAAATGGAAAGTGTGGCAAATCGTTTCGCCATAACCCAATTAGGAggtgttgttattgttgtcgcCAAGTGGCAAGGTTGATTTCAATACAAAAGAGCaggtggcgtatacgtaatgcagTTAGTTACAGAAGCACACACAGTCGACACAGTTGGGGCAGGCACGCAGGGAGAAAAGTTAGATATTTGTACATTATTGCTGCTCGGCTGACAATGCCACAGACACGATTGACTCACAGGGAACAAAGCTAAACTTGCTCATCCCGGGCTCACCTTTCGCCTTCCGCACACAGTACTTGAGCAGCGAGTAGAAGTGGCACAGCGCGATGAAGGGCGGCGGCAGGACGGGCTTCTGCTGGTACTCCATCACCACAGTGAATCGCTGGAACATCCACACCTAAAGGCACAAATCATACCaaattatgaatatattttacgaGTAAATATGTGGCCATTTATGGCATATCagcataaaatgtaaattgtaaaGCATCAAACCTCATGGATTCGATCACAACACTCACCTGATGCGAAACCGAGTTGACCTCGTTGAAGATATTGTTGAATACGGCGATGAGCAAATTTATCAGCAGAATATTGGCAATCAAGAGGTACATGGACATGGTTATCGGCGTTACCCAATGGCCTGTAATCCAATTAGTTGGTGTGTTGGTGTTAAAAGTGCGGCATCAATACTCGCATGTATTCAGTGGCCGCCATCTGGATTCGGGGGCCACATACTCACCAGTGACGCAGCCCGGCTGGCTGGGATCCTCGCCGCAGGGAGGGTCGATATCGCCGGCGAACACCTCTCCGTACAGCATGAAGTAGGGCTGGAAGATGACCTGGAGAACGATAAATTAAAATGACCATTAAAGCGCCATCTGTTGGAGCCGGGGGGCATCGCCATCGAGACATGAGACATGGGCGGGCGTAATTCAATTTGCGCCAGTCGCCCAACATAAATGCAAGTTATACACATTGAAACacagtttggttatttttagcCATCACCTGACGATATTTGTGTGggggggttggggttggggttggtgttggtgttggggTTTTGGGGGTGGGCtggtgtctgtgtgtttgggATGCAagttatttgatttttaattttctggGACTTTTCATTCGAAATTGGAAACAGCATGctaaatatttacacatcGATGTCTCCCCATCTCATTTGCATATAACAGCTGGATTAATGCAAATGCTCTTTGATTAAAACTCTAATATTTGCCTTATAACTATCATCACTTATTCATTGCTGACCTAGGGCTAATATTTGCATTACACTGCTGCAGGCGGCTTAAATTATTTAGCAtgcaaaactgaaaaatggAATTAAATCAACGTTGAAGATGTCGAGCAGAAAAACAcgaaatttaaagaaaaatcaGAGGGGTGAGGGCTtgttataaatattcataagCGAAAACAGAGTACACACATTTACCTTAAAGAGGCACAGAGCTGGTCTAAATACTAGTTTGTACATCATGCAGAATTGAAAATACGGATTGAAATTAATGCATTGGACCGGAAAGAAGGAGTGGAGTCTCGGCTCGCCGAACCTGGCCAAACCCTTGCAAATTCAACACGGATTAGGTTTGACAGTCTTAAGTGGCAGATTCCAAACGGACTTAACAGTTTCCTTTGCAAGAGTCGAAAAGGAAAAGGTGGGGATGCGAGATTTCGGAGCAGAAGTAGGCTTTGGGGATCAAGAGACAGAGGAGAGAGCAAAAGATACACAGGTAcgagtatacgagtataaaCATTTTGGGGACACAGTCGAACTTCCAACGGAGTTAAAAGTAGATAAAAACGGGGTCCACATAAAACTCAGGTTGAAATAGAATACTTGGCACACATTGATCTCCATCAAGACACAACATCAACTATAGACCACACCAATATGCAGCAGATATATCtgagtattattattattatatttttttttttttaatttattttggcagACGCATCTAGGGCATTCTACAGTCGGCTCTCTATATAGCAAACCAAGTTCATCAATCACAAATGGCGTTACATTTGTCAAGTTGCCGCTCGTCAAATTCGAATGCTCATTGTGGGTGGGCGGAGTTGCAGATGTTGCCGCCGGAACTGTGGAGCTGGAACCGGTGGTGGAGCTGGCTGCAGTGGTGGTCACTGGTGGAGCACCCATTGTATGATAGCCACGATGATAGCTGGAACGGGTATTGTGCCCCAGGGCACCTAGAAATCCGGGCGCCGTTATGGAGCCGGCAATAACCTGGcattttggcaattttcaAGAACATTTAACGGGCGATTTATGCGATTAATGCGATTAATGCGATTTATATGACAAAGATGGTTAGTGAAGGCAATAAAGTGATAGATTTGAGTTCGAAATGTGGCGGACAAATGACAGAATGacagaaagaaagaaagaagagTATAATACGAGACAGTCAATTTGAGCGTCATTTGTTCGGTGATTTTGATTAAATTCTAGTTAGTCAACTACTTAATGTAAAGTGGATTGAATGGAGCACCAATCGACAAAACTACTCGTACGTAAAAATGATTTGCTTGCACCACTACTGAGGAACGCAGGCCAAAAACTTGCTTTGCTTGCTATTAAGTAAATGTATGTACTCCGCATCGTtaggtatgtatatatttaaagttaaaGCTGCAATTGAAATCGTCGAAAGGACACACTCGCTTTcactgtgtgtgagtgtgtcgGTTTGTGTTAATGAGGCTGACATACGCACATACACTCAAATCGGGGGATTAGTTTATTTACAGAAAGTCGACAGGACATATGTGTAGCATACAGCGGTATATATATAGCTTACCTCCTTGATGAGACTCCAGGTGGGTTGTTTGTCGGGGAAGAGAATCGCTTGTCTGCTGACACCAAAGCTCATCAACACAACCGCCAATAGGACCACGAAGTAAATCATGTTTTTCACCATTTTGCCCATCATAGTGACCAGTGGtcctgaaatattttataatataaaagcTACTTCTCCGCTTTCTTTATTGAAtggctttttttttacaagGAATATAACAATGCAAACTAAGTACTAAAGGGTCAATTGTAATGGTGTTCGGTAGAGATTTATATACCTCATATGTACGCCTTATTTATTGGCTTAATTTAGCTTACGGAACTAAAGACTCACCCAGATATTTATTCACGCCAAGAATGTTCAGTATTCGCAGGTACCAGTATATGCTGTCCACACAGTAGATAACTCGTCCAATATCCATCGTATTCGGCCGGAATCGAAATGCCAAACCGATGACAAAGAGTATAATGGCTGCTCCGTCGCACGGATTCCACAtattccacgcccacaccgaGAACTTATGCCTGCTCGCCGAATTCGAATTAATGGCGCCCAACGAGGAATCGTTAATTCAAGCGTAAGAGGCACATATTGAAGACATAAAGTAATGGAAATTCGCACAACTGTGAAATACGCCCAGCTTCATTTGCACTCATCGCCAGATGCAATTAAACACAAATGATTGAGGTGTGCGGGTATAGGGGTCTACTTACGTAATGGCCACCGGTTCGGAGGATATTATTTCGCGCACCTTTTCGAAGCCCAGCGTTGTGATATATGCTATCGAGTACCACTCCTGCCAACGCGGCATATTCTCCATCTTCACCAGCACAGTGAAGGAGAACATTATGAGAAAGAACATATAGGCAATCTGCAATGGAAAACGGAGGGTTTAGAAACTGAGAAATTGGCCATGAAAATTGGTTGAAAGCTACAATAGCTATGATATACCTATCTCCAGAAAAAAATACCTACTCGATTGAGTCGAATATGAAAATTATAACTATGatcaaaaactatttatatacatatactacCTTTCGCCCAGTGCACTTGCATCGGAAATGAATCCAGCAAGCTCGATAGTAATTTCCGCCACTTACCGAATCCGCCCAGAACTTGGTGATGGGTGCCGTGTAGAACTCGTAGAACTTCTTTTTCAGGCGCAGCGGCTGGTGCTGTTTCACCTCATTGTACTCGGAAAGATTGAAGAACTCTCGAAATTGGGCGGGATCTGAGTCGGTGAGTGAGACCTGTGGGGAAATGACGACGGTATTAGTGGGCCAGCAGGGGCGAAAGTGAAGGCCGAGTGGCGCTTGATAGTTTTCGGACTTAATTAAATCATCAATGTGCAGTGAACATTCAAAGAGAGCCACGTGGGGATATATTACATTGGGGAATTGGGTATACGCCCCGTTGAATCGGCGTGTCAAATGTGATTTAGTTGGCTGTCTAATTAATTTGCTGGTGTTTTAGGCTCGATTTGCTATTGCTATTTATACGCGTGTTTAGTTTCCAGACACAACATGCAGAACAAATTAATGAAGTTAAGCATTATgcaaatcaaaatgttttaGCCGCAGGGTGTTCGAAATGTGCTGACAAAAAGTAGCATAGAGCAACTGTACTACTGAGGTAAATCGAGAAGGATTTAATAAAAGGTGTACTGTTGAATTCACACATTTTCTACGCATACATTTTCGCAAATGAAGCTACGAAATGCGCATTCCAAAAGGGAATAATATGAGGCAAAACTACTAAAGCCAGTTACAGAAATGccattgaaatgaaaatatctTGTGGAAGTGGGAGTAAATTATATCCGGGTTCAACTAACTTTGGAGGGCTGTTCTTCCGCTCCAGCAGTGAGATTAACCTGTAAAATTGATACGATACAAGTACTAGGACATTAGAATGGCGTGTGCGGTTTTCAATTGCAAAAATATCCATCCCTATGCAGATGGGTGTCtgagtacgagtacgagtataaCTGATGTGCTGACTGGGTGATACCATAATGTCATATGTAGAGTTTTCAGGTGTCTTTGTCTAGGAATCGAGCTACAATAACCAAaggggaaataaaaataaacaaagggGAACggcatttctttttctgttcTGTGCTGTCACTTTAAGTTTACAAAATGTTATGGTCGAGCAAAATGGCAGTCTTATCGCATTCTGAGTCGAACATTTCGATGGAAAAATACGAGTAGGTGGTGTATGAAGAGCTGGTTTGTGTTGGTTGTTTCATTGGTTGGTTGATTggttggttttgtttgtttgtttggttgtttTGTGGAGCTACTcactttgccattttcgtGTACTTTTGTATCGCGCACTGAGTAAGAATCCGCCAATAGAGCCTGCAACGGTTCACGCACATTTTTCGCATTTATCAGATATGTAATCACTCTTTAGTTTTACTTTCTAAAGGGTTTTGAGCGGTGATCTTTGGACATAGTACTTTAGTTCAGATGAAGAAGTGGTTGTGTGGAGGTGTGTGTTTTAGGTACAGGTTTCCATAATGATTTGTGGTGCAGGAAAGATTTTAAGTTGAAAGTATTGCAAATACTTCATCACACATACGTAGGCATTCCACAGATATGTACATGGGGGCGAACAAACTACtattaaatacatttcctCTTGCACTCAATGgactttaatttgatttggtGATTAACAGATTAACCCCTTCCAATAGAAAAGTGGGTGGCGATGGAGCCTGAGCTTGTGCAGTGCCCCAGTAACtgaaaaacaatatttgcaCAAGTGCCTTGCCTCCTCTCGAGTCATTCAGTGAGTAGTTTGACATAGACCTGATGGCATTTGATGTGGTTTTGTTGGCAACGAATGCTGGGGGATAATGCTTAGAGTGGGGTTTGTGCCGAGATTATTACTTAATTTAACTTTAAGCCAGCTCTTGGCTGTTGCCAATGAATGTCATTACGCTGCTAATGGATATTCGCACTTAATTCGAACTAAAGAGgactttaaaattttatggGAAGCATTAGAGGCAAAAGCTACTCGAATGTAACGAGGGCGGGCAATATTCGGTAACTTACATCTGTTGAATTCGAGACACTCTTAAAGGAGGGCGAGCTGTTTTCAGCTGGTATAAGCTTGCACTTTGGGAAAATACACATTCAAATGATGGTTAGTGGtgaacaaaaaattacattaaaaactGGGCGAAAtgtaatgaattttaaatgagTTCCCAATTTTTAGTGGCCACATTTCAGGGCTGTGAGTTGTACTAAACTATCGAAGGAGATGAAAAGAGCACGTGTTTGTGCTCCCGATTGATTGGGCTGttctataaataatatagTAAATCAACATAATCAATAAAACACATTATTCGAAAGCCCCTTAGAAGAAAATTcgttaatttcaaaaataactGGAGCAGAAAAAGTGTAGCAACTCCTGCACCAAAAccaaatattgatttttcttgtttttgtctTCTCAGGAGTGCCTCAGAAATATTTATTCCTTTGAAATCCCTTTCAATGGCACCAAAGAGTATCTTCTAGTAAAAATAATCTTGGCAAAAATTCTGACGATGATGTACACTTTAAAAACGTTGTATTGTGCAAGGGAATTATATAGCTTATGTGGTCTTCCTGCACGTCgcttttaaaatttaaattcataaaaacaTGTATACCAAATTACGATACAGATCAAAGAACAAGTATGTATGAATCGAGTAGTGTAGACAGATAGTTCGGTTTCGAAAGcaaacaaagtaaataaagtATAGTTTTGTGATTTGCCAACCAGAACATATACAAAGATACAGAGATACAGAGATAGAGAGATAGAGTCAGAAACAGAGCAGAGACAGCAAAGAGAACATATACATGTGTGTATGCATATAGATATAGACGACTTGAACACCAAAGAAACGGAAGTCAAGTATTTGGCATAGATCTGATTGATTGTTACTACCTTGTCGCGATTATTAGCACCCGCGCCCATGCTATATCTCAAGGAAATGGATCTTTTGGCTTTTAAAAGGGCGCTCTATAAACAGACAGATTTGAATTTAGGATTGATGAACAGCAGAGCGATAATTTGGTCAGTGGTTAATGGTAAACGTTAGACGTAAGGTTAGTAGATAAAATTGAATACTGAAATTGAAACTAAACGCTGACGCTGAAAACGAATAAGGCACACATTTAGGACTGGCACATATAGACAACGaaaccaaattaaattgaatgtTAGTAAGAAATGAacaaaataactttaaattacTGAAAACACAAAGCCAAATACCTCGGCATCCGGCTGCGAACGATCCGAGTCGTCATTGTCCAGATTCTGGTTTTCCAGATGCTCCTCCTCAGTCTGCGGCatctgctgcagctcctccttcGACTTGAAGTCAAGCTGCCTGATGTACAATGGCATCGCCAAGCCCAAGATGACCTGGATGCAGCACACAACACCCATTTGTAAGGCAAGCACAAAATCAGAGGTCGAGTGATTATAAGTCATACCTTGAAGTTGGTATTCTTGCGGGTTCGCAGTCCACCCATCCACAGATCCGCCAGGATCACCTGACTACAGGGATGAGCGAGAAGGGCACGATGGTTGGCCGCCACAGCCAGCGAAAGGCAGCTCTGATTTGACCAGGAGTGCAGCTCGCAGGTCAGCAGTCTTTGCGCCTTTTCCGCATCCTGTCGGTAACTGAAGTCCAGCAGCTTGTTGCCTAgcatagaaaataataa is part of the Drosophila yakuba strain Tai18E2 chromosome 2R, Prin_Dyak_Tai18E2_2.1, whole genome shotgun sequence genome and encodes:
- the LOC6530503 gene encoding transient receptor potential cation channel trpm isoform X2, yielding MVVTDSPLALHKYVRRISKDFSTVRRYSNTPAVVVGSVRASTSAFIAAETAAHLPTCGTPTSRTPVSTPRGIRRRQRMRKRSSVSSTLSKVLILNVRDLLKAHAGSEPLKEHQPRSWIETNFQKRECIKFIPCPKDDTKCCCGQAQITHQTIPGIESGSPGDLWLPTKHTRPQPTDAYGTIEFQGGAHPTKAQYVRLSFDTRPELLVQLFTKEWNLELPKLLITVQGGKANFDLQAKLKKEIRKGLLKAAKTTGAWIFTGGTNTGVTKQVGDALLLEGQQRTGRVVSIGIAPWGIVERNHELLGHNREVPCHSISSPRSKLAVLNNRHAYFLLVDNGTQAKYGAELILRRKLEKFISNLKLHPSKNHWLKTNVTHSSTPVVCLVIEGGTNTIRAVLEYVTDSPPVPVVVCDGSGRAADLLAFVHKYASDGEEQPVLESMRDYLIGTIQKTFEVGLDQSEKLYQELLQCTRNKNLITVFRIQEKPEGEAQELDQTILTALFKSQHLSPPEQLSLALTWNRVDIARSEIFVYGQEWPNGALDEAMMQALEHDRIDFVKLLLENGVSMKKFLTIPRLEELYNTKHGPANTLGYILRDVRPHIPKGYIYTLHDIGLVINKLMGGAYRSYYTRRKFRPIYAKVMNSYANACRKSSTYQYQRYAGANSLSLVTGLLPFTSEMALFEFPFNELLIWAVLTKRQQMALLMWTHGEEALAKSLVSCKLYKAMAHEAAEDDLDTEIYEELRSYAKEFESKGNKLLDFSYRQDAEKAQRLLTCELHSWSNQSCLSLAVAANHRALLAHPCSQVILADLWMGGLRTRKNTNFKVILGLAMPLYIRQLDFKSKEELQQMPQTEEEHLENQNLDNDDSDRSQPDAECKLIPAENSSPSFKSVSNSTDALLADSYSVRDTKVHENGKVNLTAGAEEQPSKVSLTDSDPAQFREFFNLSEYNEVKQHQPLRLKKKFYEFYTAPITKFWADSIAYMFFLIMFSFTVLVKMENMPRWQEWYSIAYITTLGFEKVREIISSEPVAITHKFSVWAWNMWNPCDGAAIILFVIGLAFRFRPNTMDIGRVIYCVDSIYWYLRILNILGVNKYLGPLVTMMGKMVKNMIYFVVLLAVVLMSFGVSRQAILFPDKQPTWSLIKEVIAGSITAPGFLGALGHNTRSSYHRGYHTMGAPPVTTTAASSTTGSSSTVPAATSATPPTHNEHSNLTSGNLTNVIFQPYFMLYGEVFAGDIDPPCGEDPSQPGCVTGHWVTPITMSMYLLIANILLINLLIAVFNNIFNEVNSVSHQVWMFQRFTVVMEYQQKPVLPPPFIALCHFYSLLKYCVRKAKGLEVQRDNGLKLFLEKDDLERLYDFEEECVEGFFHEQEIILNQSTDERVKNTTERVETMSQKIEDINQKENIQTATVQNIEFRLRKMEESSEQILSHLAVIHRFMSTHTAGADDLRGSTINIPGEMQRMRTISISDTEGGGVGGGGNGAGGGSGGGGGGGGGAIVPLGLGAGLNLNSLQVTTRRRFNRSLTEVRPDAYIFDEGTHFEVVPLPEEPDEVVKSREALNEQVVRKASMQSEVDSDIYIPVSQRPSTCETVKRTPYVTVRQDTDASTESKDTLTPMGNNDDDQTLVGGDNSDDATPDINFEAARHRALRQRTVSLCRRNSETYSLTGADINRSHISLNQLASLSRRQMSLTQSEPDSDKDTPVGQGSAHPGKSVLHAKPSRNILLKLHSEYTSITDELESVCHMIASPTVSLPSNKASLDRPKTEMSRAEAAALLEKKHLKECEENDYMILEGLIESRGSIDASAQGFEIGVSIDYSHRYPLRRETAVELSPSKPSVDGDLMGGGGGGGAGGGDSSDTSGAGSCGAMAGISSGFQLKNERPWQRNSSMEQQTYPSPLVPTRATSDFLNPPYEGRLFKKSSESLQKNSSTETDYSAHPYRFIKQSSNETNTSLTGSYNVDTPSLTAEPSLDAGDSHSATGISISVGAVGGTATARYQPIRTASVGAADGRRLREESSSSLDLSSSGPVTMQAAPAPPVRPMLLKKQFSVDQGKPSQPSAEAVPQTPEAAQAGQAKLISTLKPQPFASKLGMNVLKESSSSTDESVGSSAKSSNPALSIPQISTHLVQDEIAKLSSNIKSSTESEKDPPFNETMC